TTAAATACACTTTGGCATCAGGGTGACACGCAACGATGACACATGACAGCCTTTACAATCACCATCACCATGTCCATCCCAGCCCTCCCTCCCCTTTTCTTGTTGCAGCAGTGCAGCGTGCTCGCTCGCTCtctgtcacacacaaacacacaacctcACCCGATCATTTTTCTTACACGGAGCAGCCAAAATGTCCCTGCAAAGACAAATGTACTCATAATTAAAGTGGGATGTCAAGGTTTGTGTTGCACAGGGTGATGCATGACACACCTCATTGCAAAAACATTATGGAGGCTCATTAGATGTCACCGCCTCTTTCATTGCATCtgctatatttgtatttttttatcagaaaagagtccacatacacacacacacacacacacacacactcaaaaaggCGTGCTTCTTGCCTGTGAATTGCTGTCGCCACATTCTTCCAATCAGGAGCTGCGCATTTTTTTGTCCACAAAATGTGCTGGAAAGGTTTAGGAATTATAATAAAAGCAAAAGTGAGCTTTTAGTGGCTTCTTCTATGTAGGTGctccactcctcctcctcctcctccttcctctctcCCTCAGCTTGTTCCCAAATTCGTTCTCCTCCGTGGTCACCTCACCCCCAGTAGCTCCATTATTGCCTCAAAGATGAGAAGGAAGAAAAAAGACAAGCGTCGCTCATTCCTTTTAACCTCCACTGGAAAAGGGaacaaccaccccccccccaaaaaaaaaaagatttgtctTCAGCGAGCGGCAAGCTGCACTTTCTCAGagcgctcctcttcctccagatCACTTCCAGCCTCCTCTTCCCGGCTCCCACCGACACCAACACCCCCCTTGAGGCGGCAGGTTTTTGGTCTTTTCACGCAGACGTAAGGCAGTCTTTTGTTGCCAGCCACAGAGAGAgtgtgagggagagagagagagaggggagggggtggaatggaaaagccaaaaaaaaaaaaaagacagaggggggggaaaaaaaaaaatccttgaggATCACCAGTCACAGCGCCTCTGGATGACTTTCTCCTTCGTGCTCATCAACTTAACATGTTTTCTTGATCCTTGTCCCCTCCCCAAATCCTCTCGTCCCTCATCCATTCCATCCAgccttttgttttattatttgggATGCAGCCTCGGTACTCTAACAGCCCCTTTTCTTTTAAGCTCTGCTGCATGACATCACTCATTTTCTACACATCACTTCTCAGTGTCTCAATGTCACTCAAACGGACATTATTAAAGCCtattattaaaaatggattCTTTTCCTCATTCCGGAGCAAGGGGCTCACCGTTCAACAGTGCCTTCACAAAGATTATTGTTATAATGACATCACATTCCCAGGATGTAGAATTCAAGGAAAAGCCATCATGCGCAACTAAAGAAATAATTCTAagctttttgctttttctttggattttttttgctacaaggaatataaaaaaaacacatttaaaactgTAACACTCAAAAGTTAAGGTAAAGCGCATTGATGTTTTGGATaacttttatttgtttattattattcattcattcattttctaccgcttatcctcacgagggtcgctggggggggggtgctggagcctatcccagctgtcttcaggcaagaggcggggtacaccctggactggtggagagccaatcacagggcacatatagacaaacaaccattcacactcacattcatacctaattcataatttggagtcgctaattaacctagcatgtttttggaatgtgggaggaaaccggagtactcggagaaaacccactcatgcacggggagaacatgcaaactccacacagagatggccgagggtggaattgaacccaggtctcctagctgtgaggtctgcgcgctaaccactcgaccgccgtgcagccgtgttTATTATTAGGTTTCGTTAATTAAGAAGAATACAAttaagaagtcaaaaatgtgATGTAAGAGGCACATCTGTCATACCAATCACGTATGCGTTACAGTCGTCCCAATTTGAATTTAATggattttcaaaaaatacatgagttattaaatcatgctgttgccttgaatatggcctattaatcaaaatgtgtatatataagcATATTTTATGCCCAAATCAAGCagaaaaaatggctaaatgaagtaaaaaacaaacatgaggcattcagaagatgcattcaaagacgggattactatgtagtattctacactggtcagtagATGTCAGTCACGTTGCTGTAATGGTCAGTGAGCAAGcatcaggcttttattgcaggtttgaatttatttgtaaataaattccaGTGTTAAATGAACGCTGCTTCTGATGAACTGTGCAACAGTAATCACATGATGTTCCTGAATGTAActtgtgcaatatctgatcaagctcCACGTGCAGTATCAAgctctaagtgcaatatattaagttctaagtgcAGTACTTTtataatgccttatatttaacTCACTAGCAGGATCTCATAGTGGATAGACTGGTTAtatttttcatctcatattatcttattttcatatttttatcttattttcatattatacagtttatattgtttatttttatattgtgtattttgtactgcttaactgattgtgttctcttgctgctgtgcaatgcaaatttccccactaagggacgaataaaggcatgttttatcttatcttatcttatctaaagcatgtctgaaacaaatgaACCATACCATACCATCTAAAAATAGGTTCAGGAAGGAACACAACATCCAACAATCAACTCTTCATAGTCAGCAATCCAGCTTCAAACCACTGCAGACCGCTCTACGCGTTTCATTGAGGAGCTTCGGTTACAATATGCAACCAGAGTCCATAACATGGCTCTCGTTTACAAAAACAAGACTTCATTCATGACGATAGCACAGAGGGAAAGGTCAACTGTCAAAGACAAGAGgaccagtggaaaaaaaaaaagaatgacagaaagaaagaaagatggcACAGCTGCAAGTGGATGACAGATGTGTgcagggcgggggggggggccacGTCAGCACATAAATTCTCATTCTCTTATTCACCCCTTGTCTGTGACACCATCACTCTTTTTGTCCACCtttcatctttaaaaaaaaaaaaaaaaacaggacaataCATATAAAACAGCCTTCTCCTTGAACCAATAAGTCCATGAACTCCCCCACAACCGCAGTCATGAATGAAAAGTGCCTAGTCGGGTATGACTTCTGTTTGGAGACATATTTCTTTTATTACCTACCGCTCTGCCCTCCCTCcattgcatacacacacacacacacacatacacacaccctaATAATTTCCTCAAGATGAACAAAGGAATATAGAATGGCATGGGATCAGTTTTACCAAAAGAAAGCTGAACTGAAGTGATCCAGGAATTCAATTCTCACACACTTTATCCTTTCATTAGTGAAAGAGGAAATGATCCTGCCTAATATCAAGGGGAACAGCTGGTGGGGAGAGAACCTCTGGTACCATGTCTTAACAGACGCCACTtgccagtacacacacacacacacacacacacacacacacacacacaccacacacacaggcaaAGATCAAGTCTACTCACAGGCTGCTGAGAACCAGAGAGGAGAAGCTGCTGCTTTTGGTAACACTACTCCGCCATAAAAAAGGCTTATACAAGTTCTACAGTCTGCATACATTATTGCAACACTGGAAGTCCATAAAAGCCTGTTTCACTTGAGTTTGAAATTGCAGCTGCAGATGATTTGGAAGTTCAATCGTACATACTTTGTGCATAAGAACTCATAGTTACAAATtggtattattataataatgttacACTACTGTTCTGTTTCCAATGACTTTAGTATGTGTACATACCTACCAATTGAGGAAGCAGAACATTACCAGGAGTTCAAattgttaaattacattttcactATGTgtgcaaagcaaaaaaaaaaaaactattagaaTTTTCTGCCATCACAACTACACACAGCTGTGACCAAAAAGATGCCATTTTGGAAAATTGCTCCAGTGCAAAACTACAACTGGTGCGGACTTTCTCAGTAGTAAAAGtgcatttaatcattttaatatgcatttcagtatgcggaatcaaactatggaatggattgagtaaggaactcaaacaatgcacaatgatgagccaattcaagaaacaatacaagcagttgatgtttgctaaatacaaaaatgaagagtcttgaaccagtcatgatgtgctatatatatatatatatcactatattgacagttactatagtacccattatgtcattggatggttatatcacctcgtacttcggtacgaggtacattatttaaaaaaaactaaactaaactaaactaaaaaaaaccttaaactgtattatggaaagcaggaagtgaacaaatgtaacagttactgattgtaaaagtaccagatggaggggtatgatttaataaactttgctaaAATTGCATTTGAACTCTTTTTATGACtgacttactttttatttttctacacaaaacaagatgaaaaataaataaacaaatcaagaataaagaaaatcaatcagtaataaataaataaatataataataataataataaaatggcaaataataaaaacttaagaaaccagatatcgttggtgggtagacaaattatttttttcagattaaaatgaacaaagcattattagagccctgtagacatgacaaaacacgactatagtcacatttatactctttttatttacaacatattgcgcaaatgcagggtcttgagacacatgctaactcgcaaaccagagagctagcgacctaaacggtagccttcaagttatttcctttaaacttaaatagcccaaaacttaccacttccacacggatagggaggataactattaacagttatttaacctttaacatgaacattaatcaaacgtaataattttgtctgggtacatgataccatacagcatccatatcaaacattaaactttcatatcaaggcgggggcctcaaactagtgtcctgcgggccacatttggcccgcgggccacctgtttgagacccctgctctaaaccatTGTTGTCCCCCTGCCAtcagaaaacatgcaaatgtaaTCCCATGAAGCGCATCCTCTCAGGTCAAACGGAAGTAAATATTTATCCTCGTACGTATGTGACCAACAGACGCTgcacaaacacaataaaaatggaaaCTGCAGATTGAGGACAAGGTTTGCACAAAGTCCACTAAATCTCTCTCTTCAGCGAGTCCAAGGTTGACTGACAGCTGTCACAACGCTTCAGTCCaccgctcccccccccccagccctgcAAACGTCAATCATTCGTCAGTAGCAGAACGATATCTATCTCCGCCCCCACAACCCCCTCCCATCcctaccttttttttccctaatCCCTCAACAACTGCCCGCAGCTTTGCCCTCCTCCTCCGTTAATACATAATCTGCCATCTCCAGGACTAATATGCCAGGATCCtccccccatcatcatcatcatcatcccgcTGGAGAAAAACGCGGCTAGTGTGTCACGCAGAGCATGACTGACCTGTGTGGACATCGTACTGCTGAGCCTCACTCTTAACTGGACCCGGCACACCTCGGTGGAATGAAAGTAATGTAGCGGAAATCCCACTGTGCCATATATGGCAACCAATGCCCGTGGGGGATGGGATGTGAGTGAGCATTAGTCATATGGAGGCGCGGTCTTATACTGAGGTGGGCGTGAACACGGCCTACTGTATTTATTGAGTCATTCTTGAATAACTCTTAATGGTATTCTGTTTCTATGAGcataaaacattaattaatttcttcattttctaccgcttatcctcacgagggttgcaaggggtgctggagcctatcccagctgtcttcgagcgagaggcggggtacaccctggactggccgcaagccaatcacagggcacatatagacaaagaaccattcacacccacattcataactatggtatgaacctagcatgtttttggaatgtgggaggaatacccgaaaagccacgcatgcacgggaagaacatgcaaactccacacaaagatggccgagggtgggattgaactctccgagctgtgaggtatgcgcgctaaccactcgactgccgtgcagccgagcATAAAACAAATtgacttatttttatacttgtgTATGCAATAAAGAATAGATAAAACAGGATGCAAAGCCACACaacttttacagtttttaccagtggttagcttctttttacacttgtatacaCTTGAATTGCATGTATACACTTgaattttccattatttacaaagTGGCTGCCATGTCTTCTACACTTTCCTTTACTGATTGGAATGTATGCATTTGCTAAAAACACACCAGCCTTTTATTACGACTTAACGGTTTGTTaatattacaaagaaaaaaaaaagattaactAGGAAATTTGTTGCAGTGCAGTCTGCTTTAATGTCAACTTGACACGGTCTATGTTCATAGTCTCACACATAAGAGTACAGAATGAGAGTATTTGCGGATTAGTGCGACACTGGATATGGAGGATCTAAGGGATTAAACCTGCCTTCTGTCTTGTCACTATGTGCAGAGAGAATAACATACTCCACACATCAGCCATCAACACTGCAATTTCATTTAATCGATTCAGTGAATTTCTTGATATTGctatccaaataaaaaaaaaatgctatctCTGCAGGAACTAAATGAGTAGGACTCACTAGCTTGTGGTGTTAGGTGAGATCCGCCAAGTACAAGCGGCATGTACCTTGTCAGGCAACTCTACGTAGATTGTGTAGCCCTAGTGGCTTTTCCAGGCTACTCTGCTGCACCCTCATTACCATAATGAAATAAGACATGCATGTTTACAACAACATTAGCTTGAGGGGAAAGAGAGAGCTGCATTTAACAGCAATACTACATCAGCTGCAAAGCTAAAGCTGATTGTATAGTATgcggtaataaaaaaaaaaaacggccagTCTTGCTCTATTTGGTTTGGTTAGCGCAGTGGTtcgcaattattttctgtcatgctgcCCCAGGGTAGAGACATGTTTTCACACacccccgatttgaaatactattgagaaaccgATATCTATTtatgtatctgtactgtacagacttaacttgaaactgaaacaacaacaaaatggagagctgcGAGGCAtgcaagcgtattcaagagtcaaattgcattatGACTACAATAAAttagtacatgttggcaggtcttcAGTAACATTGAAGGTACTCCCTGACTCGCCCCCCCTCACAGTTCGTCGCGCCCCCCAGGGTTACCCGGCTACTATTTGGGAAGCACTGAGTTAGAGCAAATTGAGAAGTACATCTCTGGAAGGAAACTGTAACTTGTAGACTACAACAGATGCAAATGGGCACAAATCAGGAGAGGTTAAAggaaaaaagggtaaaaaagGATAAACCATAGCTCATGGTCAAGTTGTAAAAGAGTAAAACGGAAACAAGATTTACTTGTGTCAGGCGATGCCATAGTGGACACGATGACTGGTGGACCGGTGCGGCGACTGAGCTTCTGATTAGCAACCAGAGCACCTTTCCCTTGAGCGGTGCCTCCCACGGGGACAAGAGCATTGTCTGGCGCAGACCCGCCAATCTTTCGGCTCATTTGCGGACTCGGGTGAGGGCTGTGCATGGGTGACAATGGCAGCATGCTCCGGTCCCTCTTCATCAGCTCCATGGGTACTGTGTAATTGGTAGAGTACGCTTTGGGTACCTGCTGTGGCGGTTGAGGTAACGCTGGCATGGAGACGGGCATCTGCTGCGGCATGGAGTGTATGGAACCTGGTATTGCAGGCATGGATCCAGTCATCTGCTGTGGCAGGATCTGCATACCATGCATAGGTAACCCTGGCATGGTCACCCCAGAGGAATATGCGGACATTGGTCTTGATTGAACGGGCATCATGGCTCCCACATACGGGCCCGGGGAGCGAGGTGGTTGGCCCGGGAAAGCTCCAGAGGCTTCCATGAGCTGCTGAGAAGGTGCGCTGCTTGGCCTCCTGCCTATGACCTCCCCCATCCTTGGTGAGATGGTGTGCATGGCGCCTGGCGTCTGTGGCGGCATCATTTGAGGGTCAACATTCAAAGTCTGTGAAGGATGTTGTGGGTGGTGGTGTTGATAGACGTCTGAGCGGTGGCTGAAACTATTAGAACGCCCTCGCACGGGGGTCTGAGGCTGAGAGAGCACTGGGGGAGCTTCAGCCGGCCGCTTACAGTTGTGGACGAGGCGAGACAGCACACGCGCCTGCCCAAGGTTGGCCGCCACGGTACGGATGTCATTCTCCTCCATgacagctaacatgctagtggAGTCAAATCCTTGCTGGATGAGCGAGGAGATGGTGCTCTCAGAGATGCCCTCATTTCGCAGCAGAGCAAGGAACTCGGGGTCCACTGTCTTCTTGGGATCCACGGGCAAGGGTGTTTGTGGGGCGGTGGCTGGAGGAGCAGGAAGGGGAGCAGGTGGTTGAGCGACTGGAGGGACCGGAGTTGGTGTTGCTTGCACGGGAGCCGGTGCAATCGGGGCAATGGCAGCGGTCTGCACTGGGGCAGgtgatggaggaagaggagaggccACGGGAAGTTTAGGATCGGAGACCGCGATGGCGTTCGGAGGAGGCAAGCACTGCTGCTGCAGTTGTTGCTGAAGCTGCTCCTGCTGAAGCTGCTGCTGTTGCATTTGTTGCTGCTGAAGTTGCTGTTGCTGAAattgctgctgctgcagttGCTGCTGTTGCAGTTGCTGTTGTTGcatttgttgctgctgctgcagttgttgctgttgcagctgctgctgctggagttgctgctgttgctgaaCGGTAAAAGGGGAGGCCGTCTCCTGCCTCATTAACATACCTTGACTGGAGGGATCCACCACTAGGCAGGTAGcagcctgctgctgctgatccAGTGGTCGTCCGTTGACATCTGTATAGACCGACTGACCAGTCAAAGGCGGGGGCTCGCTTGCATATCGGGGAGATGCGTGCTCCATGCTATAGTGGGCGGGAGATGGGTCCCGAGAAGGTATGCACTGTTGACTGTCGGGCATCATTTTGGAAGCACCGGATTCTCTGTAGGCCCGATTCAGCTCGTGAGCAGTCGGAGTAGACGGAGGAGGAGGCAAAGGCGACTGGGGGACTTGAGGTCCTCTACCGCCCTGAGCTTGATCCCAAGCAGGACGAGCCCCAGGAGTTAGCCCAAAATGAGAGCCTGACCGACTGAGGGGATGAGGGTGAGGCGGTAGAGCCTGGTGCTCTGGACGGTAAAAGCCCTCGGGTCCTCGAGGAGTCATGGCCGGATCATGGGGGTAGTAATCCTGATGTGGAATGGATCCTCTGTGAGTCATGGCCGCTCGTTCGTAGTGGTTCAGATCTGGCACGGAACCCTTCCTCGGACCCCCTGCGTAAACTTGTCCGTAGTCTTGGTAGGAATATGGGTCCCGTTTCAAATTCAGGTCAGGAGGACGCACCCCTGCTGGTGGCTCGtaccacccccctcccccctctccGTATGACAGAGAGCTCCTCCGTCCGGCTACTCTTGCCTGCTG
The window above is part of the Doryrhamphus excisus isolate RoL2022-K1 chromosome 20, RoL_Dexc_1.0, whole genome shotgun sequence genome. Proteins encoded here:
- the LOC131107894 gene encoding ataxin-2 homolog isoform X1, whose amino-acid sequence is MLVTNKQLNLGRSHSWDTLGGNEGQWDRTESVYEQQARVAGRRSSLSYGEGGGGWYEPPAGVRPPDLNLKRDPYSYQDYGQVYAGGPRKGSVPDLNHYERAAMTHRGSIPHQDYYPHDPAMTPRGPEGFYRPEHQALPPHPHPLSRSGSHFGLTPGARPAWDQAQGGRGPQVPQSPLPPPPSTPTAHELNRAYRESGASKMMPDSQQCIPSRDPSPAHYSMEHASPRYASEPPPLTGQSVYTDVNGRPLDQQQQAATCLVVDPSSQGMLMRQETASPFTVQQQQQLQQQQLQQQQLQQQQQMQQQQLQQQQLQQQQFQQQQLQQQQMQQQQLQQEQLQQQLQQQCLPPPNAIAVSDPKLPVASPLPPSPAPVQTAAIAPIAPAPVQATPTPVPPVAQPPAPLPAPPATAPQTPLPVDPKKTVDPEFLALLRNEGISESTISSLIQQGFDSTSMLAVMEENDIRTVAANLGQARVLSRLVHNCKRPAEAPPVLSQPQTPVRGRSNSFSHRSDVYQHHHPQHPSQTLNVDPQMMPPQTPGAMHTISPRMGEVIGRRPSSAPSQQLMEASGAFPGQPPRSPGPYVGAMMPVQSRPMSAYSSGVTMPGLPMHGMQILPQQMTGSMPAIPGSIHSMPQQMPVSMPALPQPPQQVPKAYSTNYTVPMELMKRDRSMLPLSPMHSPHPSPQMSRKIGGSAPDNALVPVGGTAQGKGALVANQKLSRRTGPPVIVSTMASPDTSIRPQIMNGPMHPRPLVALLDGRDCTVEMPILKDLATVAFCDAQSTQEIHEKVLNEAVGAMMYHTITLTREDLEKFKVLRIIIRIGSGYDNIDIKAAGELGIAVCNIPSAAVEETADSTLCHILNLYRRNTWLYQALREGTRVQSVEQIREVASGAARIRGETLGLIGFGRAGQAVAMRAKAFGFNVIFYDPYLQDGLERSLGVQRVYTLQDLLYQSDCVSLHCNLNEHNHHLINDFTIKQMRQGAFLVNAARGGLVDEKALAQALKEGRIRGAALDVHETEPFSFSQGPLKDAPNLICTPHTAWYSEQASLEMREAAATEIRRAITGRIPDSLRNCVNKEFFVTSAPWGVMEQPQPHPEINGAAYRFPPGVLGVAPGGIPSPMEGLLPRGAPIVHPLPPGNHASPNQPSKHGDPTREHMSEP
- the LOC131107894 gene encoding ataxin-2 homolog isoform X2, coding for MLVTNKQLNLGRSHSWDTLGGNEGQWDRTESVYEQQARVAGRRSSLSYGEGGGGWYEPPAGVRPPDLNLKRDPYSYQDYGQVYAGGPRKGSVPDLNHYERAAMTHRGSIPHQDYYPHDPAMTPRGPEGFYRPEHQALPPHPHPLSRSGSHFGLTPGARPAWDQAQGGRGPQVPQSPLPPPPSTPTAHELNRAYRESGASKMMPDSQQCIPSRDPSPAHYSMEHASPRYASEPPPLTGQSVYTDVNGRPLDQQQQAATCLVVDPSSQGMLMRQETASPFTVQQQQQLQQQQLQQQQLQQQQQMQQQQLQQQQLQQQQFQQQQLQQQQMQQQQLQQEQLQQQLQQQCLPPPNAIAVSDPKLPVASPLPPSPAPVQTAAIAPIAPAPVQATPTPVPPVAQPPAPLPAPPATAPQTPLPVDPKKTVDPEFLALLRNEGISESTISSLIQQGFDSTSMLAVMEENDIRTVAANLGQARVLSRLVHNCKRPAEAPPVLSQPQTPVRGRSNSFSHRSDVYQHHHPQHPSQTLNVDPQMMPPQTPGAMHTISPRMGEVIGRRPSSAPSQQLMEASGAFPGQPPRSPGPYVGAMMPVQSRPMSAYSSGVTMPGLPMHGMQILPQQMTGSMPAIPGSIHSMPQQMPVSMPALPQPPQQVPKAYSTNYTVPMELMKRDRSMLPLSPMHSPHPSPQMSRKIGGSAPDNALVPVGGTAQGKGALVANQKLSRRTGPPVIVSTMASPDTSIRPQIMNGPMHPRPLVALLDGRDCTVEMPILKDLATVAFCDAQSTQEIHEKVLNEAVGAMMYHTITLTREDLEKFKVLRIIIRIGSGYDNIDIKAAGELGIAVCNIPSAAVEETADSTLCHILNLYRRNTWLYQALREGTRVQSVEQIREVASGAARIRGETLGLIGFGRAGQAVAMRAKAFGFNVIFYDPYLQDGLERSLGVQRVYTLQDLLYQSDCVSLHCNLNEHNHHLINDFTIKQMRQGAFLVNAARGGLVDEKALAQALKEGRIRGAALDVHETEPFSFSQGPLKDAPNLICTPHTAWYSEQASLEMREAAATEIRRAITGRIPDSLRNCVNKEFFVTSAPWGVMEQPQPHPEINGAAYSRVNQTMVQAIATGGMQDKLYS